In Dyadobacter subterraneus, a single genomic region encodes these proteins:
- a CDS encoding beta-ketoacyl-ACP synthase III, whose translation MSEAFITRVSKFVPNEPVANEEMEEYLGFINGKSSKSKAIVLRNNKIKSRYYAYTKEGVPTHTNAEMASEAVRQLFTENPEELKEIDLLSAGTSSPDQIMPSHGVMIHGWLPETGTIEVVSPSGVCCAGMHALKYAYMSVKLEDKEKAVAVASERFSPSLRADTFEEEVQELIRLEQNPYVSFDKDFLRWMLSDGAGAFLVEGKPNETGDSLKIEWIDGCSFANEEEACMYMGAYKQEDGTLKSFKDFSNEEIFNKSIFSIKQDVKLLSEKIVKLGFNNLKQILDKKGFDMNEVDYFLPHISSYFFESKIEDVLIENGIPVPKEKWFTNLSTMGNVGAASIYMMVEEIFNSGKLKKGEKILLAVPESSRFSYMFCLLTVC comes from the coding sequence ATGTCAGAAGCATTTATTACCAGGGTTTCAAAGTTTGTTCCCAATGAGCCGGTTGCCAATGAGGAAATGGAAGAGTATCTGGGGTTTATCAATGGAAAGTCATCCAAATCAAAGGCGATTGTTTTAAGAAATAACAAAATAAAAAGTCGCTATTACGCATATACAAAAGAAGGTGTTCCAACACACACGAATGCTGAAATGGCCTCTGAGGCGGTTAGACAGCTTTTTACAGAAAATCCGGAGGAGTTAAAAGAAATAGATTTGTTGAGCGCGGGTACTTCCAGTCCGGATCAGATTATGCCTTCGCATGGTGTGATGATACACGGCTGGCTTCCTGAAACGGGTACAATTGAAGTGGTTTCGCCATCAGGGGTTTGCTGCGCTGGGATGCATGCGTTGAAATATGCGTATATGTCTGTGAAACTGGAAGATAAGGAAAAGGCCGTTGCTGTTGCTTCGGAGCGTTTTTCACCTTCTTTGCGTGCCGATACATTTGAGGAAGAAGTTCAGGAACTGATCCGTCTGGAACAAAATCCTTACGTCTCTTTTGACAAAGATTTTCTTCGCTGGATGCTTTCTGACGGTGCCGGCGCATTTTTAGTTGAAGGTAAACCTAATGAAACCGGAGATTCTTTGAAAATTGAATGGATCGATGGATGCTCTTTTGCAAATGAGGAGGAAGCATGTATGTACATGGGTGCCTACAAACAGGAAGATGGTACATTGAAAAGTTTCAAGGATTTTTCAAACGAAGAGATTTTCAATAAATCGATTTTTAGTATCAAGCAGGATGTGAAACTGTTAAGCGAGAAAATCGTTAAACTTGGTTTTAATAACCTGAAACAGATATTAGACAAAAAAGGATTTGACATGAACGAAGTGGATTATTTCCTTCCGCACATTTCAAGCTACTTTTTTGAAAGTAAAATTGAAGACGTCCTGATTGAAAATGGTATCCCGGTTCCAAAAGAAAAATGGTTTACGAACCTTTCAACGATGGGAAATGTGGGAGCTGCTTCAATTTATATGATGGTTGAAGAAATTTTTAATAGTGGTAAATTGAAAAAAGGAGAAAAAATCCTACTTGCCGTTCCGGAAAGTTCAAGATTTTCTTACATGTTTTGTTTGCTGACTGTTTGTTAA
- a CDS encoding methyltransferase: MKKELSAIEAKYEAQKIAFGPMYFQSVIALRDLGILEFINNHRKGVSISTIIEKLDVSEYGVDLLIEAAEILGVVECFDEGKVKITKVGFFLLKDEMTKVNVNFMNDVCYLGAKAMTDSIRNGKPEGLKVLGDWPTIYEGLSILPEPAKKSWFDFDHYYSDGAFPSALKIVFTKKTGTIFDVGGNTGKWSFACCAHDPDVKIKILDLPVQLRVAKQNATEKGLLDRIEFYPINLLDTEQKIPQGADVIWMSQFLDCFSKEEILSILKNAYQAASEETRLFILEPFFDNQDYPAAHFSLVATSLYFTIMANGNSKMYRIEVMKSLVREAGFEVVETYPLIGDSYHTILECKKKI, encoded by the coding sequence ATGAAAAAAGAACTATCGGCTATTGAAGCCAAGTATGAAGCACAGAAAATAGCATTTGGACCTATGTATTTTCAGTCTGTCATTGCATTGAGAGACTTAGGGATACTTGAATTTATCAATAATCACCGAAAAGGCGTAAGTATTTCGACGATTATTGAAAAACTGGATGTCTCGGAATACGGGGTAGATCTGCTGATTGAAGCTGCCGAAATATTAGGCGTTGTGGAATGTTTTGACGAGGGAAAAGTTAAAATTACCAAAGTCGGTTTTTTTCTTTTAAAAGATGAAATGACAAAAGTGAACGTCAATTTCATGAATGACGTATGTTATCTGGGGGCAAAAGCCATGACGGACAGTATCAGAAATGGCAAACCGGAAGGACTTAAAGTGCTGGGAGACTGGCCGACAATCTACGAAGGTCTTTCAATTTTGCCTGAACCTGCGAAAAAATCCTGGTTTGATTTTGACCATTATTATTCTGACGGAGCCTTTCCGTCGGCTTTGAAAATTGTTTTCACTAAAAAGACAGGTACAATTTTTGATGTAGGTGGAAATACCGGAAAATGGTCTTTTGCGTGCTGTGCACATGATCCTGATGTAAAAATCAAAATTCTGGATCTGCCCGTTCAGCTCAGAGTTGCCAAACAAAATGCAACTGAAAAAGGATTGCTCGACAGGATTGAGTTTTATCCGATCAATTTGCTGGATACGGAACAGAAAATTCCCCAGGGCGCGGATGTGATCTGGATGAGCCAGTTCCTGGATTGTTTTTCAAAAGAGGAAATTCTTAGTATCTTGAAAAATGCTTATCAGGCGGCTTCTGAGGAAACGCGGTTATTTATTCTTGAACCGTTTTTCGATAATCAGGACTACCCCGCGGCACATTTTAGTCTGGTTGCTACCTCGTTGTACTTCACAATTATGGCCAACGGTAACAGCAAAATGTACCGGATTGAGGTAATGAAAAGCCTGGTACGGGAAGCAGGTTTTGAGGTGGTTGAAACGTATCCGCTTATCGGCGATAGTTATCACACAATTCTGGAATGCAAAAAGAAGATTTAG
- a CDS encoding YdcF family protein, translated as MKRIFILLLLTAYFLQGCTKIFYRSAEKAYQKGLKVQPYDVIIVPGFPYQGKEWDMVHKMRIHWAYYLYKKGIAKNVIFSGSAVATPYIESRVMAYYAESLGIPAKNIFTEEKAQHSTENVYYSYRLAKDLGFKKIALATDPFQSSYMGKFMRKFEIPVALLPTVIDTLKILDLYEPKIDASPAMLKDFVKLSARENFFQRFKGTMGKYIIWHEEDLKKKKYRRRFKDRMIPAPGSSKEP; from the coding sequence TTGAAAAGAATTTTTATCTTGCTGCTGCTAACTGCCTATTTTTTACAAGGATGTACGAAGATATTTTATCGTTCGGCAGAGAAGGCATATCAAAAAGGATTGAAGGTTCAGCCATATGACGTGATCATTGTACCTGGCTTTCCTTATCAGGGCAAAGAATGGGATATGGTCCATAAAATGAGAATTCATTGGGCATATTATTTATACAAAAAAGGGATCGCCAAAAATGTAATTTTCTCAGGATCTGCGGTCGCGACTCCTTATATTGAAAGCAGAGTGATGGCTTATTATGCTGAATCACTGGGCATTCCCGCAAAAAATATTTTTACAGAAGAAAAAGCGCAGCACAGTACAGAAAACGTTTACTATTCCTATCGGCTGGCAAAAGATCTTGGATTTAAGAAGATTGCCCTCGCTACGGATCCTTTCCAAAGCAGCTACATGGGAAAGTTTATGAGGAAATTTGAAATACCTGTTGCACTTTTGCCTACGGTAATCGATACATTGAAAATTCTCGATCTGTACGAGCCGAAAATAGATGCCAGTCCGGCGATGTTAAAGGACTTCGTCAAATTATCAGCAAGGGAAAATTTTTTCCAGCGATTCAAGGGCACGATGGGCAAATATATTATCTGGCACGAAGAGGATTTAAAAAAGAAAAAATACAGAAGACGATTTAAAGACCGGATGATACCTGCACCCGGTTCGAGTAAGGAACCTTAA
- a CDS encoding phenylacetate--CoA ligase family protein, whose protein sequence is MTTEISPLQSSKLTDILRYLNKNSKYYQRIFGQSGVDIETIKTFEDLTKIPFTTKDDLALYNDDFLCVPKSRIADFVTTSGTLSDPVAFYLTDQDVERLANNEAEAFKCANGSEDDVYQLMTTIDRRFMAGLAYWMGARKMGAGMIRVGPGAPFLQWESIQRFSPTVLIAIPSFIPRLIDYALENNIDFKSSSVRSILCIGEPIRNPDFTYNELGKRITSQWDVKLYSTYASTEMGAAFTECQEGKGGHLNPDLLILEVVDEEGKRVGEGELGEVVVTTLGVEGMPLLRYKTGDLCNVYYEPCACGRSSTRLGPVVGRKQQMIKFKGTTIFPPALFDVLDMVPEVDLYQVVVSKNEFGNDEISILLTMNLETPLFKEKLHSLFKSRLRVTPLLKFITAQELNHRIFKQEKRKPEKLIYI, encoded by the coding sequence ATGACAACCGAAATCAGTCCGTTACAAAGCAGCAAGTTGACCGATATTCTTCGATATCTCAATAAAAATTCCAAATATTACCAGCGCATTTTCGGACAGTCGGGAGTTGATATTGAAACGATAAAAACATTTGAAGATTTAACAAAAATACCTTTCACAACGAAAGATGATCTGGCACTTTATAACGATGATTTTCTTTGTGTTCCAAAAAGTAGAATTGCCGATTTTGTAACAACTTCTGGTACGTTAAGTGATCCGGTTGCATTTTACCTTACTGATCAGGATGTTGAAAGGTTGGCCAATAATGAGGCAGAAGCTTTCAAATGTGCCAATGGTTCTGAGGATGATGTTTACCAGTTAATGACAACAATCGACCGGCGTTTTATGGCTGGTCTGGCTTACTGGATGGGGGCGCGAAAAATGGGTGCCGGCATGATCCGGGTTGGTCCGGGTGCACCTTTTTTGCAATGGGAATCCATCCAGCGCTTTTCTCCAACAGTACTTATCGCGATTCCTTCCTTTATTCCAAGGCTGATCGATTACGCTTTGGAAAATAATATCGACTTCAAATCCTCCTCAGTCCGATCAATTTTGTGCATCGGAGAGCCGATCCGTAATCCTGATTTTACTTACAATGAACTGGGAAAACGAATCACATCTCAGTGGGATGTGAAATTATATTCGACCTATGCATCCACAGAAATGGGTGCGGCATTTACGGAATGTCAGGAAGGAAAAGGTGGACATTTAAACCCGGATCTGCTGATTCTGGAAGTGGTTGACGAAGAGGGGAAACGGGTGGGTGAAGGAGAATTGGGCGAAGTTGTCGTGACGACGCTTGGCGTTGAAGGAATGCCTTTGCTTCGTTATAAAACGGGTGATCTTTGTAATGTTTATTACGAACCTTGTGCATGCGGGCGATCGTCTACAAGACTTGGCCCTGTCGTTGGAAGAAAACAGCAAATGATCAAATTTAAAGGTACAACGATTTTTCCACCGGCGCTTTTTGATGTGCTGGATATGGTGCCGGAAGTGGATTTGTATCAGGTGGTTGTTTCTAAAAACGAGTTCGGGAATGATGAGATTTCTATCCTGCTAACCATGAATCTCGAAACCCCTTTATTCAAGGAAAAACTTCATTCTTTGTTCAAATCCAGGCTTCGTGTTACACCTTTACTTAAATTTATAACCGCTCAAGAATTAAATCACCGGATATTCAAACAGGAAAAAAGGAAACCCGAAAAGTTGATATATATTTGA
- a CDS encoding C45 family autoproteolytic acyltransferase/hydolase, which translates to MWPKNKSIRTLLKSLIVILLVAGLVFGLFIWAVKLPAPKITSNKTPQSYTRVQLGPDSYKVDNCWLKKNKYGIWEMYLEGSPYERGLIYGVLAKELMEKQEVHFVDQIKEIIPNAFFLQILKGFVAWFNKDIYKYIQDENLQEIYGVSQSFSDKFNYIGPKYYRILNYHAAHDIGHALTDLNMVGCTSFAVKNSLSADSSLLIGRNFDFYMGDAFAEDKLIVFINPDKGYKFASYSWAGLTGVVSGINEKGITVTLNASKSDIPYGAKEPISLLAREILQYAATIEQADSIAKKRDTFVSESLLIGSANDNKAAIIEKSPTKMDLYSSSSDYLVCANHYQGTAFIKDSVNIKNIADTDSKARFDRMNQLMVRSYPVDVQEAADILRNKEGVNDTFIGYGNSRSLNQLIAHHGIIFKPSERKVWISTPPYQLGAFICYDLKDVFSHPETCHAIDSLAIAADPFLTTDAYRRFEAFKVTKQKIHKYVMLGIPYKLSAKDEYAMVSNNPESYVTYLTLGEYFQKKKNYEKAIRYYEESLQHEVSSKNEMLAIKAKIEECKKEKS; encoded by the coding sequence ATGTGGCCCAAAAATAAATCAATACGCACGTTACTAAAATCACTCATCGTAATTCTTCTCGTTGCAGGATTAGTATTTGGCCTTTTTATCTGGGCCGTCAAACTGCCTGCGCCAAAGATAACAAGTAATAAAACCCCTCAAAGTTATACACGGGTTCAGCTTGGTCCGGATTCTTACAAAGTTGATAATTGCTGGCTGAAAAAAAACAAATATGGCATTTGGGAAATGTATCTTGAAGGAAGTCCTTATGAACGAGGTCTGATTTATGGTGTACTGGCAAAGGAGCTAATGGAAAAACAGGAAGTCCATTTTGTCGACCAGATCAAGGAAATTATTCCCAATGCGTTTTTTCTTCAAATACTAAAAGGTTTTGTAGCCTGGTTTAACAAGGATATCTACAAGTATATTCAGGATGAAAACTTGCAGGAAATTTATGGTGTTTCCCAATCTTTTTCAGACAAATTCAATTACATCGGCCCTAAATATTACCGGATTTTGAATTATCATGCAGCCCATGATATAGGTCACGCGTTAACGGATCTGAATATGGTCGGCTGCACTTCTTTTGCAGTTAAAAATTCTCTTTCTGCTGATTCCAGTTTGTTGATTGGCCGAAATTTTGATTTTTACATGGGTGATGCCTTTGCAGAGGACAAGCTGATCGTTTTTATCAATCCTGACAAAGGATATAAATTTGCTTCCTATTCCTGGGCCGGACTTACCGGTGTTGTTTCCGGCATCAATGAAAAGGGAATTACAGTAACTCTAAACGCATCTAAATCAGATATTCCCTACGGAGCAAAAGAACCTATTTCTTTACTGGCAAGAGAAATTTTGCAGTATGCAGCCACAATTGAGCAGGCAGATTCAATCGCAAAAAAACGTGATACTTTTGTTTCTGAATCACTTTTGATCGGATCCGCAAACGATAATAAAGCTGCCATTATTGAAAAATCACCGACGAAGATGGACCTGTATTCTTCAAGTTCCGACTATCTGGTCTGTGCAAATCATTATCAGGGAACTGCTTTTATCAAAGACTCGGTCAATATAAAAAATATAGCCGACACAGATTCCAAAGCGCGTTTTGACAGAATGAATCAGCTTATGGTGCGTTCGTACCCGGTGGATGTGCAGGAAGCGGCTGATATTTTGCGGAATAAAGAGGGGGTGAATGATACTTTTATCGGTTATGGCAATTCAAGATCCTTAAATCAATTGATTGCGCATCATGGAATTATTTTCAAGCCGTCGGAAAGAAAAGTCTGGATTTCTACGCCACCTTATCAGCTTGGTGCATTCATTTGTTATGATTTGAAAGACGTTTTCAGTCACCCGGAAACTTGTCATGCCATTGATTCACTTGCTATTGCCGCTGATCCATTTTTGACAACCGATGCTTACCGGAGGTTTGAAGCTTTCAAGGTTACGAAGCAAAAGATCCATAAATATGTGATGCTGGGCATTCCTTATAAGTTAAGTGCCAAAGATGAATATGCGATGGTGAGTAATAATCCCGAAAGTTATGTCACGTATCTGACGTTGGGTGAATATTTTCAGAAGAAAAAAAACTACGAAAAGGCCATCCGATATTACGAGGAATCTTTACAACATGAGGTTTCTTCAAAGAATGAAATGCTGGCGATCAAAGCGAAAATTGAAGAATGTAAAAAAGAAAAATCTTGA
- a CDS encoding 4'-phosphopantetheinyl transferase family protein, with the protein MGLVYKKILNGRSILGLWEISESLEELMLQLKPSDFELEKLDKKINNKRKSESLAVRLLLDQLLEGKPEISYDENGKPFLNSTDYEISISHSEKYAAVYLVKGKSAGVDIQKIKADIGKGIDFFLNDDEQLWVDKTDFILINILWSAKESVYKFAGIKDLDPRNHMSVNPFLAKPDGEITVSFGQEKRETISIQYEVFEDYVLTRTL; encoded by the coding sequence ATGGGCTTGGTCTACAAAAAGATATTGAACGGAAGATCAATTTTGGGATTATGGGAAATTTCAGAATCACTGGAAGAACTCATGTTACAACTAAAACCATCCGATTTCGAACTGGAAAAATTAGATAAAAAAATAAATAATAAAAGAAAAAGCGAGTCGCTTGCCGTTCGTCTTTTGTTAGATCAACTGCTTGAAGGAAAACCTGAAATCAGTTATGATGAGAATGGCAAACCATTTCTGAATTCAACGGATTATGAAATTTCCATTTCTCATTCAGAAAAATATGCCGCCGTTTATCTTGTCAAAGGAAAATCTGCCGGTGTTGATATTCAGAAAATAAAAGCGGATATAGGCAAAGGAATTGACTTTTTCCTGAACGACGACGAGCAATTATGGGTTGATAAGACAGATTTCATCCTGATTAATATTCTATGGTCCGCGAAAGAATCAGTTTATAAATTTGCCGGAATAAAAGACCTGGATCCAAGGAATCATATGTCAGTAAATCCTTTTCTGGCGAAACCTGATGGTGAAATAACTGTCAGTTTTGGACAAGAAAAACGCGAAACGATTTCGATTCAGTATGAAGTCTTTGAAGATTACGTCCTTACCCGTACATTGTAG
- a CDS encoding PIG-L family deacetylase — MKKITIVVLLFISFQIRAQVPTLSSSEIYQGIKKLNVLGSVLHIAAHPDDENTLMLSYMSKDQLVRTGYLSLTRGDGGQNLIGAEQGANIGVIRTQELLGARKIDGATQFFSRAYDFGFSKTRKETLNFWDQNKVLGDVVWMIRKFQPDVIITRFPPDPRAGHGHHQTSAYLAEEAFKLAADPNAYPDQLKFVKGWQAKRLVWNTFTPGFTNKQPEGEKNPFISLEIGGYNPVLGKSYTEIAAESRSQHRSQGFGSAPVRGERIDYFLHKEGIPAKSNLFDDVDITWKRVDGSQKVQSLVSDAIKTYDISNPSASVPALLKINQELTKLDTTNIYVKAKKQEISDLLVQCLGLFFETNPNEFSSVAGDAADIKVTVVKRSKYPVKLISLNWTGIKSDSVLNLTLGENEMTAFNKKAVLPSDLKTTQPYWLLKPIDKGIFQIDNQQDIGYPENRPETKTDFMFEIDGQRFTYSRPWIYKFTDPASGEIYRPFEIRPAVTANINEPVFIFPNTTSKTLSVMVEAQKSNVKGSLKLDLPKGWKSDPASVNFDMTEKYQEQTYIFNITPPTKNEEAVVKAVATVDGKNYERSIKTIDYRHIPSQTLFPPAEAKLAKLDVKTTVKNIGYIAGAGDDVPTALRQMGCTVTMLNEAALSKDLSGYDAIVVGIRAYNTENRLAYYQDKLMEYVKNGGTMVVQYTIPQRVKVKQIGPYPIQLSQDRVAEEDAEMRFLKPEHTLLNYPNKITQKDFNGWIQERGLYYASDWDKTHYEAIFSSNDTDESLKEGSVLYAQYGKGHYIYTGLSFFRELPAGVTGAYRLFANMISVGKK; from the coding sequence ATGAAAAAAATTACGATTGTAGTTCTCCTTTTTATTTCTTTCCAAATCCGGGCGCAAGTCCCTACCCTGTCTTCAAGTGAAATTTATCAGGGAATCAAAAAATTAAATGTTCTTGGTTCCGTGCTCCATATCGCGGCGCATCCGGATGATGAAAACACGCTGATGCTGTCGTACATGTCAAAAGATCAGCTGGTTCGGACTGGTTATCTTTCTTTGACACGAGGCGACGGCGGACAAAATCTAATCGGCGCTGAACAGGGTGCCAATATTGGCGTAATCCGGACGCAGGAATTGTTAGGTGCCCGAAAAATAGATGGAGCAACACAGTTTTTTTCAAGAGCTTATGATTTTGGTTTTTCTAAAACGAGAAAAGAAACGCTAAACTTTTGGGATCAAAATAAAGTGCTGGGCGATGTGGTTTGGATGATCCGGAAATTTCAACCAGATGTTATTATCACACGTTTTCCACCTGATCCTCGTGCGGGTCATGGTCATCATCAAACATCAGCTTATCTTGCAGAAGAAGCTTTTAAACTGGCCGCTGATCCAAATGCTTATCCCGATCAGTTGAAATTTGTAAAAGGCTGGCAGGCAAAACGTTTAGTCTGGAATACCTTCACACCAGGTTTCACCAACAAGCAGCCAGAGGGAGAAAAAAATCCGTTTATCTCTTTGGAAATTGGCGGCTACAATCCGGTTTTAGGAAAATCATATACCGAAATAGCTGCGGAAAGTCGCAGTCAACACAGAAGCCAGGGGTTTGGAAGTGCGCCGGTGAGGGGAGAAAGAATTGATTATTTTCTTCATAAGGAAGGAATACCTGCGAAGAGTAATCTTTTTGACGATGTTGATATTACCTGGAAACGGGTAGATGGAAGCCAGAAAGTACAATCACTGGTTTCTGATGCGATCAAAACTTATGACATCAGCAATCCGTCTGCTTCGGTTCCTGCATTATTGAAAATCAATCAGGAATTGACCAAACTCGATACTACAAATATTTACGTAAAAGCCAAAAAACAGGAAATATCTGATTTGCTGGTGCAATGTCTGGGCTTATTTTTTGAAACAAATCCAAATGAGTTTTCCTCTGTGGCAGGTGATGCTGCTGATATTAAGGTGACCGTGGTTAAGCGCTCAAAATATCCTGTAAAATTAATTTCTCTGAACTGGACAGGTATTAAATCAGACAGCGTTTTGAATCTGACTTTGGGAGAAAATGAAATGACTGCTTTTAATAAAAAAGCGGTTTTACCATCCGATTTAAAAACAACGCAACCATACTGGTTACTAAAACCAATTGACAAGGGAATCTTCCAGATTGACAATCAGCAGGATATAGGATATCCTGAAAACAGACCAGAAACAAAAACTGATTTTATGTTTGAAATTGATGGTCAAAGATTTACTTATTCAAGACCATGGATTTATAAATTCACCGATCCTGCTTCGGGAGAAATTTATCGTCCTTTCGAAATTCGCCCAGCCGTTACAGCTAATATCAATGAGCCTGTTTTCATCTTTCCAAACACAACTTCCAAAACACTCAGTGTTATGGTTGAAGCACAGAAAAGCAATGTAAAAGGAAGCTTGAAACTGGATTTGCCAAAAGGATGGAAATCGGATCCGGCCAGTGTAAATTTTGATATGACGGAAAAATATCAGGAACAGACTTATATTTTTAACATCACGCCGCCGACAAAAAATGAAGAAGCAGTTGTTAAAGCTGTCGCTACTGTTGACGGAAAAAACTATGAAAGATCAATCAAAACAATCGATTACCGCCACATTCCAAGTCAGACATTATTTCCTCCTGCCGAAGCAAAACTTGCCAAACTGGATGTGAAAACGACTGTCAAAAATATTGGATATATCGCCGGCGCTGGTGATGATGTGCCAACCGCATTGAGACAAATGGGTTGTACCGTAACCATGCTGAATGAAGCGGCACTTTCCAAAGATCTAAGCGGATATGACGCCATTGTTGTTGGAATCAGAGCTTACAATACGGAAAACCGTTTGGCTTATTACCAGGACAAATTGATGGAATACGTCAAAAATGGAGGAACGATGGTTGTTCAATATACGATTCCTCAAAGAGTGAAAGTAAAACAAATCGGTCCATATCCTATTCAATTGAGTCAGGATCGGGTGGCGGAGGAAGATGCGGAAATGCGGTTTCTGAAGCCTGAGCACACTTTGTTAAATTACCCAAATAAAATCACGCAGAAAGATTTCAACGGCTGGATTCAGGAACGTGGATTATACTATGCCAGCGACTGGGATAAAACGCATTACGAAGCGATTTTTTCCAGCAATGATACAGATGAAAGTTTAAAAGAGGGAAGTGTGCTTTATGCCCAATATGGCAAAGGACATTACATCTACACAGGACTTTCTTTTTTCCGGGAACTTCCGGCAGGCGTAACAGGCGCCTATCGCCTTTTTGCCAATATGATTTCGGTAGGTAAGAAATAA
- a CDS encoding vWA domain-containing protein, protein MQGHRFTKFVPAEQTGNSKFDQLFDIFQQLLLMTSGDVSEAMSWLSELDRQYNLTNDSYGIGDFFDDLKKKGYITEEKGNGEGKLIMTPKSEKSIRKSALDEIFGKLKRSKSGGNHHTPYMGTGDELSSDIRQFQFGDTLDQIAMTESIKNAQVNHGIGDFMLMENDLEVVEREQKTTTATVVMIDISHSMILYGEDRITPAKKVALALAELIRTKYPKDSLDIIVFGNDAWQIQLKDLPYLEVGPYHTNTVAGLELAMDILRRKKTRNKQIFMITDGKPTCLKEGIKYYKNSFGLDRKIISKTLTLAAQCRRLEIPVTTFMIATDPYLKQFVQNFTKVNNGRAYYSNLQGLGGFVLEDFQRNRRKNMK, encoded by the coding sequence ATGCAAGGACATCGTTTCACCAAATTTGTACCGGCGGAGCAAACCGGAAATAGCAAGTTTGATCAGCTTTTTGATATTTTTCAGCAACTATTGCTGATGACATCGGGTGATGTAAGCGAGGCTATGTCGTGGCTGAGTGAGTTGGACAGACAATATAATCTTACCAATGATTCTTATGGTATCGGCGACTTTTTCGATGATTTGAAGAAAAAAGGATACATCACGGAAGAAAAAGGAAACGGCGAGGGCAAGCTCATCATGACCCCAAAATCCGAAAAAAGCATTCGTAAAAGTGCTTTGGATGAAATTTTTGGTAAATTGAAAAGGTCGAAGTCAGGTGGAAATCATCATACGCCTTACATGGGGACGGGTGATGAGTTGAGCAGTGATATCCGCCAATTCCAGTTTGGTGATACGCTGGATCAGATTGCCATGACTGAATCGATCAAAAATGCGCAGGTGAATCACGGAATCGGTGATTTTATGCTGATGGAAAATGATCTGGAAGTAGTTGAGCGCGAGCAAAAAACCACTACGGCTACGGTTGTAATGATTGACATCAGTCACTCTATGATTTTGTATGGAGAAGACAGAATTACGCCTGCAAAGAAAGTGGCGTTAGCTTTGGCCGAATTGATCCGTACAAAATACCCGAAGGATTCGCTGGATATTATTGTTTTTGGAAATGACGCCTGGCAAATCCAATTAAAAGATTTGCCATATCTCGAAGTTGGTCCTTATCACACCAATACAGTCGCAGGTCTGGAACTGGCGATGGACATTCTTCGTCGCAAGAAAACCAGAAACAAGCAGATTTTTATGATCACGGACGGTAAACCGACTTGTCTGAAAGAAGGAATCAAATATTATAAAAATAGCTTCGGTCTGGATCGTAAAATTATTAGTAAAACCCTTACGCTTGCAGCGCAATGCCGACGTTTGGAAATTCCGGTTACGACTTTTATGATTGCTACCGATCCTTATCTAAAACAGTTTGTTCAGAATTTTACGAAGGTAAACAACGGACGGGCTTATTATAGTAATCTTCAAGGTTTAGGTGGATTTGTACTGGAAGATTTCCAGCGGAACCGCAGAAAAAATATGAAATAA
- a CDS encoding BrxA/BrxB family bacilliredoxin, whose protein sequence is MYPPQLVAPMKAELTNVGFQDLTSAEEVDNFMQNMKGTALVVINSVCGCAAGAARPGVRASLERSEIKPDQLATVFAGFDTEAVSKMREYTLPYPPSSPAVALFKDGELIHFVERHHIEGRSAEMIAQHLQMAYEEFCAEEA, encoded by the coding sequence ATGTATCCTCCACAGTTAGTAGCGCCTATGAAGGCGGAGTTGACTAATGTCGGTTTTCAGGATTTGACAAGTGCGGAAGAAGTAGACAACTTCATGCAAAATATGAAAGGCACTGCTTTGGTAGTGATAAATTCAGTTTGCGGTTGTGCTGCTGGTGCTGCCCGCCCGGGTGTTAGAGCTTCTTTGGAGCGCAGTGAAATCAAGCCGGATCAATTGGCTACTGTTTTTGCTGGTTTTGATACTGAGGCTGTTTCAAAAATGCGTGAGTATACTTTACCGTATCCTCCATCATCTCCTGCGGTTGCTCTTTTTAAAGATGGTGAGTTGATCCATTTTGTAGAACGTCATCACATTGAAGGCCGTTCTGCTGAAATGATTGCTCAGCATTTGCAAATGGCATACGAAGAATTTTGTGCAGAAGAAGCATAA